The following coding sequences lie in one Synechococcus sp. CC9902 genomic window:
- the aroB gene encoding 3-dehydroquinate synthase, with amino-acid sequence MTTTIHAHRINVALERNPYDIVIGDGVLGIVGDELHRLGAKPGKKILVVSNADVAGPYGEACLNSLKEKGFNVELLVIEAGEEQKHLRTVSQIHDAAFAFKLERSSMLLALGGGVVGDMTGFAAATWLRGVGVVQVPTTLLAMVDASIGGKTGVNHPGGKNLIGAFHQPHLVLIDPTTLDTLPIREFRAGMAEVIKYGILGDTDLFLELESCKDPSSPNGLGRTTLESILQRSAAAKASIVAADEREGGLRAVLNYGHTFGHVVEALCGYGTWLHGEAVALGMVAVGELAVQRGNWSRGDAERQKQLIAKAGLPTTWPELNLEAVLHTLQGDKKVRDGQLRFVIPTEIGSVEIQNDISRDEITHCLEHLAT; translated from the coding sequence ATGACGACGACGATTCACGCTCACCGCATCAACGTCGCCCTCGAGCGCAACCCCTACGACATCGTCATAGGGGACGGTGTCTTGGGAATAGTGGGCGATGAACTCCATCGACTCGGGGCAAAGCCAGGAAAAAAAATCCTTGTGGTCAGTAACGCAGACGTTGCCGGTCCCTACGGCGAAGCCTGCCTCAACAGCTTGAAAGAGAAGGGATTCAACGTTGAATTGCTCGTGATCGAAGCGGGCGAAGAGCAAAAACACTTACGCACCGTTTCGCAAATCCACGACGCAGCATTTGCGTTCAAGTTGGAACGGAGTTCGATGCTGTTGGCCCTTGGCGGTGGGGTCGTGGGAGACATGACCGGATTTGCCGCAGCAACGTGGTTGCGAGGTGTCGGCGTCGTTCAAGTTCCAACAACATTGTTGGCGATGGTGGATGCCTCCATCGGAGGGAAGACAGGGGTGAATCACCCTGGCGGCAAAAATCTGATCGGCGCTTTTCATCAGCCGCATCTGGTCTTGATCGATCCAACAACCTTGGACACCCTCCCAATTCGAGAATTCCGAGCTGGGATGGCCGAAGTGATCAAGTATGGAATTCTCGGGGATACCGACCTGTTCCTAGAACTTGAATCATGCAAAGATCCAAGTAGCCCCAATGGATTAGGGCGAACAACACTCGAATCGATCCTGCAACGATCAGCGGCAGCCAAGGCCAGCATCGTGGCGGCTGACGAACGGGAGGGAGGCCTCCGCGCCGTCCTGAACTACGGCCATACCTTTGGCCATGTGGTCGAGGCGCTGTGTGGTTATGGAACTTGGCTACATGGCGAAGCTGTTGCTCTCGGAATGGTTGCTGTTGGGGAGCTAGCCGTCCAACGGGGCAACTGGTCACGGGGCGATGCAGAGCGTCAAAAACAGCTGATTGCCAAAGCAGGCTTACCCACAACTTGGCCCGAACTCAATCTGGAGGCTGTGTTGCACACACTTCAAGGCGACAAAAAAGTCCGGGACGGTCAGCTTCGGTTTGTGATCCCGACAGAGATCGGTTCGGTCGAGATTCAAAACGACATCAGCCGCGACGAGATCACGCACTGTCTGGAGCACTTGGCAACTTGA
- a CDS encoding carbohydrate ABC transporter permease, whose amino-acid sequence MELGEPIYSRSREPSVVRNSLTAWAFLLPALFLISLSVLIPALMALVMSFTATGLDVSEPLRFIGFANFQRLLADPMARQVMFTTFLYLIGVVPPIVLGALALAVLVNQKLPGQTLLRGAFYTPVLVSIVVAAIAFRWLYAENGLINGWFAAVFGDTFSPIGFLTVPHLALPAVMLVTLWKGLGYYMVIFLAGLQGIPKELYEAAELDGSEGWRQHLDITLPLMRPYVTLVAVVSSIAATKVFEEVFLMTQGGPADATRTIVYYVYDQAFSELEISYACTLGLALFFMVMLLTLVRLVLAGDRSLI is encoded by the coding sequence ATGGAACTAGGGGAGCCCATCTACTCTCGCAGCAGAGAACCAAGCGTCGTGCGTAACAGTCTGACGGCATGGGCGTTTTTGTTGCCGGCACTCTTTTTAATCAGCCTGTCGGTTTTGATTCCAGCTCTGATGGCCTTGGTGATGAGTTTCACCGCCACTGGATTGGACGTCAGTGAGCCGCTTCGCTTTATTGGCTTCGCCAATTTTCAACGGCTTCTGGCTGATCCGATGGCGCGACAAGTCATGTTCACCACCTTTTTGTATCTGATTGGTGTCGTGCCACCGATTGTCTTGGGTGCACTGGCTTTGGCGGTGTTGGTGAATCAGAAGCTGCCTGGGCAGACGTTGTTGCGCGGCGCGTTCTACACCCCAGTTTTGGTGTCGATCGTTGTGGCAGCAATTGCCTTTCGTTGGCTCTATGCCGAAAACGGTCTGATCAATGGATGGTTTGCTGCTGTTTTTGGAGACACGTTCTCGCCCATTGGTTTTCTAACGGTTCCCCATCTGGCTCTTCCCGCCGTGATGCTCGTCACCCTGTGGAAGGGCTTGGGGTACTACATGGTGATTTTTTTGGCGGGTCTTCAGGGCATTCCAAAAGAGCTGTATGAAGCTGCCGAGCTCGATGGCAGTGAGGGTTGGCGTCAGCACCTAGATATCACGCTTCCCCTGATGCGCCCCTACGTCACCCTCGTCGCTGTGGTGTCGTCGATCGCTGCAACGAAGGTGTTTGAGGAAGTGTTTCTGATGACGCAAGGTGGGCCGGCTGATGCCACGCGAACCATCGTTTATTACGTCTACGACCAGGCTTTTTCTGAATTGGAAATCAGTTACGCCTGCACCTTGGGTTTGGCTCTCTTTTTCATGGTGATGTTGTTAACTCTGGTGCGGTTGGTGCTGGCAGGCGACCGATCCCTCATCTAA
- a CDS encoding class I SAM-dependent methyltransferase, which translates to MESMSAACPSWLAMHLKQLGGVTSFRQYMDLALNDPNHGFYGSGRAQISRDGDFVTSTALGTDFAGLLATQVERWLAELPADLPTLSLIEIGPGEGDLLADLVDALTDLSPQILHRLELVLVEANPGMKQRQQARLQHLTNIPMRWCSLDELLAAPLRGLVLAHELLDALPVDRLTFDDGVMWQQLVELDDDGALVFSKGHVPPQLAAEIERVCKRCELVLPPPDAEPGWTTEWHSGSSNWFKQLSQALDQGVLLVVDYALEMHRYYSARRSDGTLMAVQAQRAGLSPLDKPGSQDLTAHICIETVEDAAVQAGWTCMGQLRQGEALLALGLAERLYGLQSLPPGDLPQALQRREAMLRLVDPSGLGDFRWLLFGKGVNPASFKLPSAPDSA; encoded by the coding sequence ATGGAATCGATGTCTGCGGCTTGCCCGTCATGGCTAGCAATGCATCTGAAACAGCTCGGCGGTGTGACCTCGTTCCGCCAGTACATGGATCTTGCGCTCAATGATCCCAATCACGGCTTTTATGGCTCTGGTCGCGCCCAAATATCCCGCGATGGCGATTTCGTAACGTCGACCGCCCTCGGGACTGATTTTGCCGGGCTCCTGGCCACCCAAGTGGAGCGATGGCTTGCTGAATTACCCGCAGATCTTCCAACACTTTCACTGATTGAGATCGGCCCTGGAGAAGGCGATCTACTGGCTGATTTGGTGGATGCTCTAACGGACTTATCACCCCAAATCTTGCACCGCCTCGAATTGGTTCTTGTCGAGGCCAATCCAGGAATGAAGCAACGGCAACAAGCACGCTTGCAACACCTCACCAACATTCCGATGCGTTGGTGTTCGCTAGACGAGCTCTTGGCTGCGCCGTTGCGGGGCTTGGTGTTGGCCCATGAATTGTTGGATGCACTTCCCGTTGATCGACTGACCTTCGACGACGGAGTGATGTGGCAACAACTGGTGGAGCTTGATGACGATGGTGCACTGGTGTTTTCAAAGGGGCACGTGCCGCCCCAGCTCGCAGCCGAAATTGAGCGGGTCTGCAAACGCTGTGAACTGGTTTTGCCACCGCCGGATGCTGAGCCGGGCTGGACGACGGAATGGCATAGCGGTTCATCGAATTGGTTCAAGCAGCTGAGTCAGGCCTTGGATCAAGGTGTGCTTCTGGTGGTGGACTACGCCTTAGAAATGCATCGTTATTACTCCGCTCGTCGTTCGGATGGCACGTTGATGGCGGTTCAGGCCCAACGGGCAGGTCTTTCTCCTCTCGATAAGCCTGGTTCGCAGGATTTGACCGCACACATCTGTATTGAAACCGTCGAAGATGCCGCCGTTCAAGCGGGATGGACCTGTATGGGGCAACTCAGGCAGGGCGAAGCTCTGCTCGCTCTCGGGCTCGCGGAACGTTTGTATGGCTTGCAATCGCTTCCGCCAGGAGACTTGCCTCAAGCCCTGCAACGACGAGAGGCAATGCTGCGGTTGGTGGATCCATCAGGACTCGGGGATTTTCGCTGGTTGTTGTTCGGCAAGGGGGTGAATCCAGCCAGCTTCAAGTTGCCAAGTGCTCCAGACAGTGCGTGA
- the petN gene encoding cytochrome b6-f complex subunit PetN: MLFTVAWASLAAMFSFSIAMVVWGRNGDGTLKF, from the coding sequence GTGTTATTCACCGTTGCCTGGGCATCTCTTGCCGCCATGTTCAGCTTCTCGATTGCGATGGTGGTTTGGGGTCGTAACGGTGACGGCACACTGAAATTCTGA
- the psb29 gene encoding photosystem II biogenesis protein Psp29, with protein sequence MGERQTIADSKRAFHQAFPHVIAPLYRRLADELLVELHLLSHQSSFKTTPLFAVGLCTVFDTFSAGYRPEEHITGLLDALCSSNGYDANTFRKESKRCIDAAKTESVDAMDSHLAGQKLGEGSHYSRLMAIGVLRLFEEAKGDADQPDEADLRKRCKELSTALNFPAERVEKDLSLFASNSERMSAAIELVQETIAAERRKKERRQAEQAQRSES encoded by the coding sequence TTGGGCGAACGTCAGACCATCGCAGACAGCAAGCGGGCGTTTCACCAGGCCTTCCCACATGTCATTGCACCGCTCTACCGGCGACTGGCCGATGAATTGCTTGTGGAGCTGCACCTTCTGAGCCATCAGAGCAGCTTTAAGACCACCCCACTTTTCGCTGTGGGCTTGTGCACGGTTTTCGACACGTTCTCCGCGGGATATCGCCCTGAAGAGCACATCACCGGCCTTCTTGACGCCCTCTGCAGCAGCAACGGGTACGACGCCAACACCTTTCGGAAAGAATCCAAACGCTGCATTGATGCCGCCAAAACTGAATCCGTCGACGCGATGGACTCTCACCTAGCTGGGCAAAAGCTTGGTGAAGGAAGTCACTACTCAAGGCTGATGGCCATTGGCGTCCTCCGGCTCTTTGAGGAAGCCAAGGGTGATGCTGATCAACCAGATGAAGCTGATTTACGCAAACGCTGTAAAGAGCTTTCGACGGCCCTCAACTTCCCTGCAGAGAGAGTCGAAAAGGATCTCAGCCTGTTTGCGTCCAACAGTGAGCGCATGTCCGCAGCTATCGAGCTCGTCCAGGAAACGATCGCAGCAGAACGTCGTAAGAAAGAGCGTCGTCAGGCAGAACAGGCTCAACGCAGCGAAAGCTGA
- the clpP gene encoding ATP-dependent Clp endopeptidase proteolytic subunit ClpP, with amino-acid sequence MIPIVIEESGRGERAFDIYSRLLRERIIFLGEAVTSDSANRIVAQMLFLEAEDPEKDIYLYINSPGGSVYDGLGIFDTMQHIKPDVQTVCVGLAASMGAFLLCAGTKGKRSSLQHSRIMIHQPLGGASGQASDIRIQADEILYLKDRLNTELSDRTGQPLDRIQEDTDRDFFMSPGEAVSYGLIDSVIDKRPVQAVA; translated from the coding sequence ATGATCCCCATCGTGATCGAGGAGTCCGGCCGGGGGGAAAGGGCCTTTGACATTTACTCGCGACTCCTTCGCGAGCGAATTATTTTTTTGGGTGAAGCCGTCACGAGTGATTCGGCCAATCGCATCGTTGCTCAGATGCTGTTCCTCGAGGCAGAGGATCCCGAGAAAGACATTTATCTGTACATCAATTCCCCCGGTGGATCCGTTTACGACGGATTGGGAATTTTTGACACCATGCAACACATCAAACCTGATGTGCAAACGGTTTGTGTTGGTCTTGCCGCAAGTATGGGGGCCTTCCTGCTTTGTGCAGGCACCAAAGGGAAGCGCAGCAGCCTTCAGCACTCCAGGATCATGATTCACCAGCCGCTGGGTGGAGCGAGCGGACAAGCCAGTGACATTCGGATTCAGGCTGATGAAATCCTCTACTTAAAGGATCGCCTGAATACAGAGTTGTCTGACCGCACCGGTCAGCCCCTCGACCGCATTCAGGAAGATACTGACCGTGATTTCTTCATGTCCCCCGGTGAAGCCGTGAGTTACGGATTGATTGATTCCGTGATCGACAAACGTCCTGTACAAGCTGTGGCTTGA
- the clpS gene encoding ATP-dependent Clp protease adapter ClpS: MTSSSPSSSTLLERQKTTQRYPEAKVIVLDDDVNTFQHVVDCLRKIIPGMDEEKAWGLAHRIDGQGSAEVWRGPLEQAELYHLQLQTEGLTMAPLDRC; this comes from the coding sequence ATGACCAGCTCCAGCCCTTCTTCTTCGACGCTTCTGGAGCGGCAGAAAACCACTCAGCGCTATCCGGAAGCCAAAGTCATCGTTCTCGACGACGACGTCAACACGTTTCAGCACGTGGTGGATTGTCTTCGAAAGATCATCCCCGGTATGGATGAAGAGAAGGCCTGGGGGCTGGCCCATCGCATTGATGGTCAAGGGTCAGCCGAGGTGTGGCGTGGCCCGCTTGAGCAGGCTGAGCTCTATCACTTACAACTGCAAACGGAGGGACTCACCATGGCTCCCTTAGATCGCTGTTAA
- a CDS encoding 5-(carboxyamino)imidazole ribonucleotide synthase has product MSSSDTMIGVVGGGQLARMLVQAASARSIPIAVQTISASDPAAEAAARVVEADPRDVAGTRELVEGCEGITFENEWVNIDALIPLEQQGVRFRPSLASLAPLVDKLSQRKLLDDLAIPSPPWCPLSLISPAQPSLPPGWNFPVMAKAARGGYDGKGTIVLKNIDALAQLLRSVDISDWLLETWVHYERELALVVSRDSQGRLRSFPLVETHQHDQVCNWVLAPAGVDQDVEALAYNVAASLLTKLNYVGVLALEFFYGPAGLQVNEIAPRTHNSGHFSIEACTSSQFDQQVCIAAGLPVPTPELRSDGALMVNLLGLNPTQAAPLEQRLTALREIPNAHLHWYGKSPETPGRKLGHITVLLNASDAEHRDRQAKDVLTVVRGIWPEFPSVQD; this is encoded by the coding sequence ATGTCCTCTTCGGACACGATGATCGGTGTAGTGGGTGGCGGTCAGCTGGCGAGAATGCTGGTGCAAGCTGCTTCTGCGCGTTCGATACCGATCGCAGTCCAAACCATCTCCGCGAGTGACCCTGCTGCTGAGGCTGCGGCCCGCGTTGTGGAAGCTGATCCCCGTGATGTAGCAGGAACGCGCGAGTTGGTGGAGGGTTGCGAAGGCATCACTTTCGAAAATGAGTGGGTCAATATCGACGCGTTGATTCCCCTCGAACAGCAGGGCGTTCGCTTTCGTCCCTCTCTGGCGTCTCTTGCTCCACTGGTCGACAAGTTGTCTCAGCGAAAGTTGTTGGACGACTTAGCGATACCCAGTCCACCTTGGTGTCCCCTAAGCCTGATTTCTCCAGCGCAACCATCTCTACCTCCGGGATGGAATTTTCCGGTGATGGCGAAAGCGGCCCGCGGTGGATACGACGGAAAGGGAACGATTGTTCTGAAAAATATTGATGCTCTGGCTCAGTTGCTCCGATCCGTCGATATTTCCGATTGGCTTTTAGAAACGTGGGTGCATTACGAGCGTGAGCTGGCCCTTGTGGTGAGCCGAGATTCCCAGGGTCGTCTTCGGAGCTTCCCACTGGTGGAAACGCACCAACATGATCAAGTTTGCAACTGGGTTTTGGCACCAGCAGGAGTGGACCAGGATGTTGAAGCTCTCGCTTACAACGTTGCTGCTTCCTTGCTCACCAAATTGAATTACGTGGGTGTGTTGGCCCTTGAATTCTTTTATGGACCTGCCGGTTTACAGGTGAATGAGATTGCGCCTCGTACCCACAACTCTGGTCATTTCTCAATCGAAGCTTGTACCAGCAGCCAGTTTGATCAACAAGTGTGCATTGCAGCGGGTCTTCCCGTACCTACGCCAGAACTGAGGAGTGATGGCGCATTGATGGTGAATCTTTTGGGCCTTAATCCAACCCAAGCTGCCCCGCTCGAGCAGAGATTGACTGCGCTTCGTGAAATCCCCAATGCACATCTTCATTGGTATGGAAAATCACCTGAAACCCCAGGCCGCAAACTCGGCCACATCACTGTGTTGTTGAACGCCAGTGATGCAGAACATCGTGATCGGCAAGCGAAGGACGTTTTGACTGTTGTGCGAGGAATATGGCCCGAGTTTCCCTCAGTTCAGGACTAA
- a CDS encoding DUF2103 domain-containing protein, protein MGRVVITHSTYVEGLIPWLKSLAGEKGIQTITPAVINRVRGRSQSLQLRVSTTIRGGYKLVARKGSSVQEVFIVTNLEPSQLQSALERHRP, encoded by the coding sequence TTGGGACGGGTCGTCATCACCCACAGCACCTATGTCGAGGGCCTGATTCCTTGGCTGAAATCTCTTGCTGGCGAAAAAGGAATCCAAACCATCACCCCAGCCGTCATCAATCGCGTCAGGGGCCGAAGTCAGTCCCTTCAGTTGCGAGTGTCTACAACAATCCGCGGAGGTTACAAGCTTGTAGCTCGCAAAGGAAGCAGCGTCCAAGAAGTGTTCATCGTGACCAATCTTGAACCGTCGCAACTGCAAAGTGCGCTGGAGCGCCATCGGCCCTAA
- a CDS encoding DUF2256 domain-containing protein, with the protein MKNGLRNTPRPSKICPVCQRPFEWRKAWKKCWDDVVYCSERCRRRKNTIKSMGG; encoded by the coding sequence TTGAAAAATGGCTTGAGAAACACCCCACGTCCCTCCAAAATTTGTCCTGTTTGTCAGCGACCCTTCGAATGGCGAAAAGCATGGAAAAAATGTTGGGACGATGTGGTGTATTGCTCAGAGCGATGTAGACGTCGAAAAAATACAATCAAATCAATGGGTGGTTAG
- the ftsH gene encoding ATP-dependent zinc metalloprotease FtsH has product MNQRWRLLALWLLPIGVVLLIGWQVLSNGGMNGMSQNNGGGNSPTVAPRNAAVARMSYGRFLDYVEAGRITAVDIYDGGRNAVVEAVDPDLDNRVQRLRVDLPGLAPELINTLKEEGISFDVHPPKSTPPALGLLGNLLFPLLLIGSLIFLARRNSNMPGGPGQAMQFGKSKAKFMMEAETGVMFDDVAGVTEAKQELEEVVTFLKQPERFTSVGAQIPRGLLLVGPPGTGKTLLAKAIAGEAGVPFFALSGSEFVEMFVGVGASRVRDLFKKAKENSPCLIFIDEIDAVGRQRGAGVGGGNDEREQTLNQLLTEMDGFEGNNGIIIIAATNRPDVLDSALLRPGRFDRQVTVDAPDIKGRLAILAVHSKNKKLDGELSLESIARRTPGFTGADLANLMNEAAILTARRRKESIGLSEIDDAVDRIIAGMEGRPLTDGRSKRLIAYHEVGHALIGTLVKAHDPVQKVTLVPRGQAQGLTWFSPDEEQTLVTRAQLKARIMGALGGRAAEDVVFGSQEITTGAGSDIQQVASMARNMVTRLGMSDLGPVALEGGGQEVFLGRDLMSRSEISESISQQVDTQVRSMVKRCYEETVALVAANREAMDQLVEILIEKETMDGDEFKSIVAEFTSVPEKDRTVPILN; this is encoded by the coding sequence ATGAATCAGCGCTGGCGCCTCCTTGCCCTATGGCTTTTGCCGATTGGCGTTGTGCTGCTGATCGGCTGGCAGGTCCTTAGCAACGGCGGGATGAATGGCATGAGCCAAAACAACGGTGGTGGCAACAGCCCCACGGTTGCTCCGCGTAACGCCGCTGTCGCGAGGATGAGCTACGGCCGTTTCCTGGATTACGTGGAAGCAGGTCGCATCACGGCTGTTGATATCTACGACGGTGGTCGTAATGCCGTAGTTGAAGCTGTCGATCCAGATTTAGATAACCGCGTCCAGCGTTTACGCGTCGATCTCCCAGGTTTAGCCCCTGAGTTGATCAACACCTTGAAGGAAGAAGGCATCAGCTTTGATGTGCACCCCCCCAAGAGCACTCCGCCAGCGCTGGGTCTTTTGGGCAATTTGTTGTTCCCATTGCTGCTGATCGGATCCCTGATCTTTTTGGCTCGCCGCAATAGCAACATGCCCGGCGGCCCTGGTCAGGCCATGCAATTTGGCAAGAGCAAGGCCAAGTTCATGATGGAAGCCGAGACCGGCGTGATGTTCGACGACGTTGCTGGCGTCACAGAAGCCAAGCAAGAACTCGAAGAGGTTGTCACGTTCCTGAAGCAGCCTGAACGCTTCACATCTGTCGGAGCTCAAATCCCTCGGGGACTCCTACTTGTCGGACCTCCAGGTACTGGCAAAACGTTGTTAGCCAAAGCCATTGCCGGAGAAGCTGGAGTTCCGTTCTTTGCCCTGTCGGGTTCTGAGTTTGTTGAAATGTTTGTTGGCGTTGGTGCCAGCCGTGTGCGCGATCTGTTCAAAAAGGCCAAAGAAAACAGTCCTTGCTTGATTTTTATTGATGAGATTGATGCCGTTGGTCGTCAACGCGGCGCTGGTGTCGGCGGTGGCAACGACGAGAGAGAACAAACTCTCAACCAACTCCTCACAGAAATGGATGGTTTCGAAGGAAATAATGGAATCATCATTATCGCGGCAACAAACCGTCCTGATGTTCTTGATTCGGCGTTATTGCGTCCAGGTCGATTTGATCGTCAAGTCACTGTTGATGCACCAGATATCAAAGGTCGCCTTGCCATTCTTGCTGTCCACTCTAAAAATAAGAAACTCGATGGTGAACTATCACTTGAAAGTATTGCTCGACGTACTCCTGGTTTCACGGGTGCAGATCTCGCCAACTTGATGAACGAGGCGGCAATCTTGACGGCACGCCGCAGAAAGGAATCAATTGGTCTGAGTGAAATTGATGATGCTGTTGACCGCATCATCGCTGGCATGGAAGGTCGTCCTCTCACCGATGGACGCAGCAAGCGGCTAATTGCTTATCACGAAGTGGGTCATGCACTTATCGGAACTCTGGTCAAAGCCCATGACCCTGTCCAAAAAGTCACCCTTGTGCCCCGCGGCCAAGCCCAAGGCCTGACCTGGTTCTCTCCGGACGAAGAGCAAACCCTAGTGACCCGCGCCCAGCTCAAGGCACGCATCATGGGTGCCCTGGGTGGTCGTGCTGCCGAAGACGTGGTGTTTGGTTCCCAGGAAATCACCACCGGTGCCGGTAGCGACATCCAACAGGTCGCCTCGATGGCCCGCAATATGGTGACGCGGCTTGGCATGAGTGATCTTGGACCTGTTGCCCTTGAGGGCGGTGGTCAGGAAGTCTTCCTTGGTAGAGATTTGATGTCTCGCAGTGAAATTTCCGAATCGATTTCTCAACAGGTGGATACACAAGTTCGCAGCATGGTTAAGCGCTGTTATGAAGAAACTGTTGCCCTCGTTGCAGCCAACCGAGAAGCAATGGACCAATTGGTTGAAATATTGATTGAGAAAGAGACAATGGATGGCGACGAATTCAAATCAATCGTTGCTGAATTCACTTCAGTCCCTGAAAAGGACCGCACAGTGCCAATTCTGAACTGA